From the genome of Torulaspora globosa chromosome 2, complete sequence, one region includes:
- the SIP3 gene encoding Sip3p (ancestral locus Anc_1.100) translates to MEQKEKDKDAEWKRLKLISVAFKEASLDTPSFRASVNTFQFKLEAFEDWIDKSVAFFQNRYTPSFENFQRAQQTFLSQLLPSPLILFNGFVANQTTTPMMVEAFNNEYFEFASRILKIIAYHDTSYPDAVLELMNNDLEPYKAKRAEFEYCQGKFDAALAKYCAIKVSNTNIEPVNIKDEALDLFEIRKSYLKASLELMAAISTLQVGLDKFLMRAVSLISEKNSFLLKEAGKRIDLAMSLTESVAAYSEWVTNAVEASELLQEDMERAKQQVIEYTLGQVTPSRELSDYNVKAINSSKLLANKSSPVLEAPEISGWLYMKTTVGTPSRQIWVRRWCFLSSSVFGLLLLSPSKTYVEETDKFGVLLIDVRYDPDEDRKFCFEVKIRGRTPEMSGDKQTRIVFQAESLKELKQWLLAFETAKRYAAKLDSNDPQYKHACRRISPAYFEFASSTTTTTDQLITTYDENSLNLIETLNKKLPNLDLASIPGRNGFQYELALTPMSTKLTQLAIFGSSIKQNTYLPSALLANIWGSTNWSDYATFKKAQKRCRDNEIKDKPHSDLDLLSNYPSFYSEKMIINDLQFKSLFFSIDQNLAKFPQDLLLFSFSSFWCPNKRQKFCATIYVTLDHIFCYMNSMGFICLTCRNLSDIASVELDPGSDHSLKLYGVDGNQLRLAVFFTDRRLIANKLQCLLENIALANPKNEEQILKQLDGIESDFQSTLKDEKLRKIRSALGQDIAHSPREAASGLYPTNTFWSMSATAAELLHRRRGFQSQSTAMYHHVYEIPCKGLMHILFGDQSSAFPRCLFLSSNDGSSNISRPWIKHDETDGERMQLQRILQFRLNLTNNFLNGLHTGGPPTILMKQSIVELIENKYCEVDQEPIIIKVPFCHPLRMKVKYVVTEPYESSTQNTLHSTSGSLLLAYYKLEFFESTTEKVVEHLSFIEKAVFRIALQATNKEFLLIRKVIRYYLERIGKHGKVIRAIKLCGMLGVSQEKVEAEAVGGTDVHKPPVVNYSISIIFKLLMKLLVYKITSLALLLIRLIFGSILVAVTNLTHINKNLLFGLIASILINVLLSGKSSFAYWSARRSDNLFQDYMQGKREILVRRAVSIKDLELLSQNLAFERNNLPFQKFNETYSAENHKFTQTRLEVAQRRNELLVELKILQNMEKELLQTNYRSFLLSEIDKCHAIEKEICVVWEQDAKLRDYCSSCREELYKLTDPLL, encoded by the coding sequence ATGGAacagaaggagaaggatAAGGATGCGGAATGGAAGAGGCTTAAACTAATATCAGTTGCTTTCAAGGAAGCGTCGCTAGATACACCATCTTTTAGAGCATCGGTTAATACCTTTCAATTCAAGCTGGAAGCGTTTGAAGATTGGATAGACAAGAGTGTTGCGTTTTTCCAAAACCGATATACACCcagctttgagaatttcCAAAGGGCTCAGCAGACGTTTCTATCTCAGTTACTTCCTTCTCCACTGATACTCTTCAATGGGTTTGTGGCGAATCAAACCACTACTCCGATGATGGTGGAAGCTTTCAATAACGAATATTTTGAGTTTGCCAGcaggattttgaaaattATAGCATACCATGACACTTCATATCCCGATGCAGTGCTCGAGCTGATGAATAACGACTTGGAGCCGTATAAGGCCAAGAGAGCGGAATTTGAGTACTGTCAAGGTAAATTTGATGCTGCACTGGCCAAATACTGCGCAATAAAAGTTTCGAACACAAATATCGAGCCTGTGAACATAAAAGACGAAGCGCTAGATCTTTTTGAGATACGAAAGTCGTATCTAAAAGCTTCCCTGGAACTCATGGCAGCGATTTCCACCCTGCAGGTGGGCTTGGATAAGTTCCTGATGCGGGCAGTGTCGCTTATTAGCGAGAAGAACAGTTTCCTGCTCAAAGAGGCGGGGAAGAGAATCGACCTTGCAATGTCCTTAACCGAGAGTGTCGCTGCATATTCCGAGTGGGTAACCAATGCTGTTGAAGCTTCGGAGCTATTGCAAGAAGATATGGAACGCGCAAAGCAGCAGGTAATAGAATATACCTTAGGTCAAGTGACTCCGTCGCGTGAATTATCTGACTATAACGTCAAGGCTATTAATTCATCAAAGCTATTAGCTAATAAAAGTTCGCCGGTCCTTGAGGCACCTGAGATATCTGGTTGGCTGTATATGAAAACCACCGTCGGTACTCCCAGCAGGCAAATCTGGGTACGCCGATGGTGTTTTTTGAGCAGTTCTGTCTTTGGATTACTTCTACTCTCACCTTCAAAGACGTACGTGGAAGAGACAGATAAATTTGGTGTTCTTTTAATTGATGTTAGATACGATCCTGATGAGGACCGCAAATTCTGTTTCGAGGTTAAAATCCGTGGCAGAACGCCAGAGATGAGTGGCGACAAACAGACGAGAATCGTGTTTCAAGCAGAAAGTTTGAAGGAGTTGAAGCAATGGTTACTTGCATTTGAAACGGCAAAGCGTTATGCCGCTAAGTTAGACAGTAATGACCCTCAGTATAAACATGCATGCAGGCGGATCTCACCAGCATATTTTGAGTTTGCATCAAGCACTACAACTACTACAGATCAGCTTATTACAACCTATGACGAAAATAGCCTGAATCTTATAGAGACTCTCAATAAGAAACTGCCCAATCTTGACCTAGCATCGATCCCTGGGCGAAACGGCTTTCAGTACGAATTGGCTCTTACTCCAATGTCAACGAAGTTGACACAATTGGCGATATTTGGTAGCTCAATTAAACAGAATACTTATTTGCCTAGTGCCTTATTGGCAAATATATGGGGTTCAACGAACTGGAGTGATTATGCGACTTTTAAGAAAGCACAGAAACGGTGCCGGGATaatgagatcaaagataaGCCGCACAGCGATCTGGATTTACTGAGTAACTATCCTAGTTTCTATTCCGAAAAGATGATAATAAACGATCTTCAGTTTAAAAGCcttttcttttccatcGATCAGAATCTGGCTAAGTTTCCGCAGGATCTACTGCTTTTTAGCTTCAGCTCATTCTGGTGTCCGAATAAAAGACAAAAGTTTTGCGCTACAATTTACGTTACCTTGGATCATATTTTCTGTTATATGAATTCAATGGGATTCATTTGTCTCACTTGCAGGAATTTAAGTGACATTGCGTCTGTAGAGTTGGACCCTGGTTCAGATCACTCTTTAAAGCTGTACGGGGTGGACGGGAATCAATTAAGGTTGGCCGTTTTCTTTACAGACCGCAGGCTTATCGCTAACAAGCTTCAATGTTTGTTAGAAAACATAGCTCTCGCTAATCCCAAGAATGAAGAACAAATTCTGAAGCAACTAGATGGAATTGAATCTGACTTTCAGTCAACACTTAAGGATGAAAAGCTCAGAAAGATCCGGTCAGCGCTAGGCCAGGACATTGCTCATAGCCCTCGGGAAGCAGCGTCTGGTTTGTATCCCACTAATACCTTTTGGTCCATGAGTGCAACGGCTGCAGAGCTTTTACATAGGCGGAGGGGATTTCAATCTCAATCCACCGCGATGTATCATCACGTTTATGAAATACCTTGTAAAGGCTTAATGCATATACTATTCGGAGATCAGTCCAGTGCATTTCCCAGGTGCTTATTTCTATCCAGTAACGATGGCAGCTCAAACATTAGTCGACCTTGGATCAAGCACGATGAAACTGATGGCGAAAGGATGCAGTTACAGCGTATCCTTCAATTTCGCTTGAATTTGACGAATAACTTTTTGAATGGCTTGCACACAGGCGGACCGCCAACGATTCTGATGAAGCAATCGATCGTTGAACTTATCGAAAACAAGTACTGTGAGGTAGATCAGGAACCTATAATCATCAAAGTACCTTTTTGTCATCCCCTGCGCATGAAAGTCAAATATGTCGTGACGGAACCATATGAATCATCTACGCAGAATACCTTGCATTCGACAAGTGGGTCTCTGTTATTGGCATACTATAAGCTCGAGTTTTTCGAGTCTACTACCGAGAAAGTCGTAGAACACCTCTCTTTTATAGAGAAGGCTGTTTTCAGGATAGCCTTGCAGGCAACCAACAAGGAATTTCTGCTGATAAGAAAGGTCATTAGGTATTATCTCGAGAGGATCGGGAAACATGGCAAAGTCATCAGAGCAATCAAACTCTGTGGCATGTTGGGTGTGTCTCAAGAAAAGGTagaagcagaagctgtCGGCGGCACTGATGTGCACAAACCGCCTGTTGTTAACTACAGCATCTCGATCattttcaaactgctaATGAAGCTGCTTGTCTACAAGATAACGAGCCTCGcacttcttcttatccGACTGATTTTTGGGTCAATTCTAGTTGCTGTTACGAATCTCACTCATATCAACAAGAATCTACTCTTTGGGTTGATCGCATCCATCTTAATCAATGTCCTATTATCCGGCAAATCCAGTTTCGCATACTGGTCTGCGAGGCGATCTGACAACCTATTCCAGGACTACATGCAAGGTAAGAGAGAAATATTGGTACGACGGGCAGTCAGCATCAAAGATCTTGAGCTGCTGTCGCAAAATTTGGCTTTTGAGCGAAACAATTTACCATTCCAGAAGTTTAACGAGACTTACTCAGCAGAAAACCACAAATTCACTCAAACAAGACTGGAAGTCGCTCAACGAAGAAACGAACTGCTAGTTGAGCTcaagattttgcaaaacatGGAGAAAGAGTTACTTCAAACAAATTATAGAAGTTTTCTACTCAGCGAAATAGACAAGTGTCATGCGATCGAGAAGGAAATCTGCGTTGTTTGGGAACAAGATGCCAAACTACGAGATTACTGTTCCAGTTGCCGGGAAGAGCTGTACAAGCTCACCGATCCCCTATTGTAA